Sequence from the Desulfovibrio sp. X2 genome:
GGAAATCAAGAAGTCGTACCTGGAGTACTCGCTCTCGGTCATCGTGGGCCGCGCCATCCCGGACGTCCGGGACGGCCTGAAGCCCGTGCACAGGCGCATCCTCTACGCCATGCACGAGCTCTCCAACAGCTGGAACAGGCCCTACAAGAAGTCCGCGCGCGTGGTCGGTGACGTCATCGGTAAGTACCACCCGCACGGCGACTCGGCCGTGTACGACGCCCTGGTGCGCATGGCCCAGGACTTCTCCATGCGCGACGCCCTGGTGGACGGACAGGGCAACTTCGGCTCCATCGACGGCGACGCCGCGGCGGCCATGCGATACACCGAAGTGCGCATGTCCCGCCTGACCGCGGAGTTCCTCGGCGACATCGACAAGGACACCGTCAACTGGCGGCCCAACTACGACAACTCCCTGCAGGAGCCCGTGGTCCTGCCGACCAAGGTGCCGAACCTGCTGCTCAACGGCTCGGCGGGCATCGCCGTGGGCATGGCCACCAACATCCCGCCCCACAACCTGGGCGAGCTGGTGGACGGCACCATCCACGTGCTGGACAACCCCGCCTGCACCATCGGCGAGCTCGCCACGCTCATCAAGGGGCCCGACTTCCCCACCGGCGCCTCGCTCTACGGCGGCCAGGGCCTGGCCGAGGCCTACGCCTCCGGCCGCGGCACCGTGCGCATCCGCGGCACCGTGGAGATCGAGGAGACCAAGTCCGGCCGGCAGTCCATCATCATCCGGGAGATCCCCTTCGCGGTGAACAAGTCGAGCCTGGTGGAGAAGATCGCCCAGCTCGTCAACGACCGGAAGATCGAGGGCGTCTCCGACCTGCGCGACGAGTCCGACCGCAAGGGCATCCGCATCGTCGTGGACCTGAAGAAGGGCACGGTCGCGGACATCATCGTCAACTCCCTCTACAAGTACACGCCGCTCGAGACTTCGTTCGGCATCAACATGATGGCCGTGGTCGACAACCGGCCCATGCTGCTGAACGTCAAGCAGATCCTCGAGCACTTCCTGCGCCACCGCCGCGAGGTCATCATCCGGCGCACCAAGTTCGACCTGGACAAGGCCGAGAAGCGCGCCCACATCCTCGAAGGCCTGCGCATCGCCGTGGACAACATCGACGAGGTGGTGCAGCTCATCAAGACCTCGGCTACGCCCCTGGAGGCCAAGTCCCGCCTCACCGAGCGCTTCGGCCTCACCGACATCCAGGGCCAGGCCATCCTGGACATGCGCCTGCAGCGCCTCACCGGCCTCGAACACGAGAAACTCCTCGAGGAGTACCGCGACCTCATCCAGAAGATCGAGTACTACAACTCGATCCTCAACTCCGAGGAGGTCCTGAAGGGCGTCATCCGCGACGAGCTCACGGAGATCAAGAAGACCTTCGCCACGCCGCGCAAGACCGTGATCATCGAGCAGGACCCCGACTCCATCGACATCGAGGACCTGATCGCCGACGAGGACGTGGTCGTGACCCTGACCCGGCGCGGCTACATCAAGCGCGTGCCGCTCGACTCCTACCAGCAGCAGCGCCGCGGCGGAAAGGGCATCGCGGGCACGGCAACGAGCGAAGGCGACATGCTCCAGGCCCTGCTCACCACCTCCAACCACCAGTCCCTGCTGCTCTTCACCAACCTCGGCCGCATGCACCAGCTGAAGGTGCACCGCGTGCCCGAAGGCAGCCGCTACGCCAAGGGCGCGCACATCGCCAACCTGGTGCCCCTGGAGAAGGACGAGCACATCGCCACGGCCATGTCCGTGCGCGACTTCGCGGAGGACAAGTACTTCCTCTTCGTCACCAAGCGCGGCATGATCAAGCGCACCCTGGCCCCGCTCTACCGCAACGTGCGCGCCTCGGGCATCAAGGCCGTGCTCCTGCGCGAGGACGACGAGCTGATCATGGTCCGCCAGATCGAGCACAACGACGAGGTCGTGCTCTGCACCCAGGGCGGCACCGCCATCCGCTTCTCCGTCACCGAGGTCCGCCCCATGGGCCGCACCGCCTCCGGCGTCAAGGGCATCGCCCTGCGCGGCAAGGACATCGTGGTCGGCGCCGTGGTCGTGCCGCCGCAGAAGGAGGGCGAGCCCGA
This genomic interval carries:
- the gyrA gene encoding DNA gyrase subunit A; this translates as MSQISIEQEIKKSYLEYSLSVIVGRAIPDVRDGLKPVHRRILYAMHELSNSWNRPYKKSARVVGDVIGKYHPHGDSAVYDALVRMAQDFSMRDALVDGQGNFGSIDGDAAAAMRYTEVRMSRLTAEFLGDIDKDTVNWRPNYDNSLQEPVVLPTKVPNLLLNGSAGIAVGMATNIPPHNLGELVDGTIHVLDNPACTIGELATLIKGPDFPTGASLYGGQGLAEAYASGRGTVRIRGTVEIEETKSGRQSIIIREIPFAVNKSSLVEKIAQLVNDRKIEGVSDLRDESDRKGIRIVVDLKKGTVADIIVNSLYKYTPLETSFGINMMAVVDNRPMLLNVKQILEHFLRHRREVIIRRTKFDLDKAEKRAHILEGLRIAVDNIDEVVQLIKTSATPLEAKSRLTERFGLTDIQGQAILDMRLQRLTGLEHEKLLEEYRDLIQKIEYYNSILNSEEVLKGVIRDELTEIKKTFATPRKTVIIEQDPDSIDIEDLIADEDVVVTLTRRGYIKRVPLDSYQQQRRGGKGIAGTATSEGDMLQALLTTSNHQSLLLFTNLGRMHQLKVHRVPEGSRYAKGAHIANLVPLEKDEHIATAMSVRDFAEDKYFLFVTKRGMIKRTLAPLYRNVRASGIKAVLLREDDELIMVRQIEHNDEVVLCTQGGTAIRFSVTEVRPMGRTASGVKGIALRGKDIVVGAVVVPPQKEGEPDETWGHILTVSELGYGKRTPVGQYRLQSRGGRGVINMKVTAKTGQVRGAILVQDDDQLVMMTSANKVIRIGVKDISVVGRATQGVRLASLDGGTLAGFDLVREGTIDDGLVEE